A genomic region of Bactrocera dorsalis isolate Fly_Bdor chromosome 3, ASM2337382v1, whole genome shotgun sequence contains the following coding sequences:
- the LOC105226283 gene encoding ATP synthase subunit s, mitochondrial yields MFILRTISKTNLIHQCQRTFNSVSANNSINLLTKLKSVNLQKRELWGYVAIAFNKVDSERLSKVGPDRLCAEWILKNGGAVGLVGMQNRVLKDYNSLPPESVKFYLQVIDATNASIMKMGLDHFAGCRHIDTVIFDNCKHLEDGGLEGLIHLKSTLKRLQVSGCYNLRDSCFDVVAQLTALEQLRLFDLLYVKDIQGVATKLRQALPNCKIEVRAAK; encoded by the coding sequence atgtttattttacgCACAATatctaaaacaaatttaattcatCAATGTCAACGCACTTTTAATAGTGTTTCAGCAAACAATAGCATTAATTTGCTAACTAAACTTAAAAGCGTGAATTTACAAAAACGTGAACTATGGGGTTACGTAGCAATTGCGTTCAACAAAGTTGACAGTGAACGACTATCCAAAGTGGGACCGGATCGGCTGTGCGCAGAATGGATATTGAAAAATGGTGGTGCAGTCGGTTTAGTAGGCATGCAAAATCGGGTACTTAAGGACTATAATAGTCTGCCACCGGAGTCGGTAAAATTCTATCTGCAAGTCATTGATGCCACTAATGCATCTATTATGAAAATGGGACTCGATCACTTTGCCGGTTGTCGGCATATAGATACAGTTATATTTGACAACTGTAAGCATCTGGAAGATGGAGGTCTTGAAGGTTTAATACATTTGAAAAGCACGCTTAAAAGATTACAAGTTTCTGGTTGCTATAACCTGAGAGACAGCTGCTTTGATGTAGTAGCTCAATTGACGGCGCTGGAACAGTTACGTTTGTTCGATTTGTTATATGTGAAGGATATACAAGGCGTGGCCACTAAACTACGGCAAGCGTTACCAAATTGCAAAATTGAAGTGAGAGCAGCAAAGTAG